The sequence GACGGCCTGGATATGGCCGCCCTTCGCTTTGCGCAGTCCAGGCGCGGCACCGCCATCGAACTGCTCGGCGGGCGCACCCGGACCTTCGATCCTGACCTGCGACGAGCGATCCTGCGGACGGCCGACGCCGCTGACGTTACTTTCCGGCAACTGATTCATCTGGACAACATGCTGGGCATGTTCTTCGGCCGGACCGCCGCCTCCTTCGTCAGGTCGCTGGCCGCCAGGGGCGTGGTCGTGGACGCAATCGCCTCACACGGGCAGACTGTCAGCCATCTTCCGGGCAAAACGAAAATCGGGAAGTACTCCGTCCACGGAACCCTTCAACTGGGGTCGCCGGAGCAAATCAGCGCTCTTACCGGCAAACCGGTGATCGCCGATTTTCGGCAGGCCGACGTAGCCCTGGGAGGCGAGGGTGCCCCGATAACCGTCGAGGCTATGCGCCGGCTGTGTGCGCACCGCAGCGAACCGCGCCTGATTGTCAACATCGGCGGTATGGCCAACTACTTCTATTTCCCGACCGGGCGGAACCACACGAACGTGCGGGCGGCCGACTGCGGGCCGGGTAACGTCCTGTGCGATCTGCTCAGTCGGCGCCTGTTCGGTGAGAAGTATGATCGCTCCGGGCGGCGCGCCTGCTCGGGGACGGTTTCCGATACGCTGCTCGCACGCCTGCGCCGGCAGCGTCCCTTCCGGGAGTTGCGGCCTTCCGTCGGCCGGGAGGACTTCGGCCCGAAACTCGTTGCGCGCATACTTCGGCTGGCCGAGCGGCTTGGCCTGGACAAGTCCGACCTGATGGCGACCGTGGCTGAACTGACAGTGGCCTCGATCGTCAAGCGTGTGCGTCCCATTATCCGGCGAGATGCGGGCGTGAGAAAATTATATTTGACTGGCGGGGGGTCACGTAACAAGTTCTTTATGCAGCGCCTGCAAGCCGTCCTGCCGGGCGTTGGCGTGAGCACGGTCCGGGACCTGGGTCTCGATCCGGATCTTGCGGAGGCAGCCTGCTTTGCCGTATTGGGATACGCAACGCTGCGCTCTGATCCGATGCCGACGCGATTTGACGGACGCCGACGCCGGCCGCTCCGGCCGATTCTCGGGAAGATTGTGCAGCCGCCGCAAAAAAACGTGAACCATGGCTGACATCGGGACAGGACGCCTATCTGTGATA comes from Acidobacteriota bacterium and encodes:
- a CDS encoding anhydro-N-acetylmuramic acid kinase, with the protein product MSLQKTLAKKTLVIIGLNSGTSADGLDMAALRFAQSRRGTAIELLGGRTRTFDPDLRRAILRTADAADVTFRQLIHLDNMLGMFFGRTAASFVRSLAARGVVVDAIASHGQTVSHLPGKTKIGKYSVHGTLQLGSPEQISALTGKPVIADFRQADVALGGEGAPITVEAMRRLCAHRSEPRLIVNIGGMANYFYFPTGRNHTNVRAADCGPGNVLCDLLSRRLFGEKYDRSGRRACSGTVSDTLLARLRRQRPFRELRPSVGREDFGPKLVARILRLAERLGLDKSDLMATVAELTVASIVKRVRPIIRRDAGVRKLYLTGGGSRNKFFMQRLQAVLPGVGVSTVRDLGLDPDLAEAACFAVLGYATLRSDPMPTRFDGRRRRPLRPILGKIVQPPQKNVNHG